Proteins encoded by one window of Enterobacter pseudoroggenkampii:
- a CDS encoding DUF1367 family protein has protein sequence MALELQLIKHHSGILIPATPETSDILQSKTRLGDVLVAEFRRVRNPAFHRRFFALLNLGFEYWEPTGGAISSNERKLITGYAKFLASYAGNEGALIDAAEHYLEQVAYRRVTNGISLCKSFDAYRSWVIVEAGHFDAIQLPDGTLKKHPRSISFANMDELEFQQLYKAALDVLWRWVLSRSFRSRDEAENVAARLLGFAGGWG, from the coding sequence ATGGCGCTAGAATTACAACTTATCAAACACCATTCAGGAATACTGATCCCGGCCACACCCGAGACCAGCGATATCCTGCAATCCAAAACCCGGCTCGGCGATGTTCTTGTTGCCGAATTCAGGCGGGTACGAAACCCGGCATTCCACCGGCGCTTTTTCGCGCTTCTTAATCTCGGATTTGAATACTGGGAACCAACCGGCGGGGCTATCTCGAGTAACGAGAGGAAGCTGATTACTGGCTACGCCAAGTTCCTGGCTTCGTATGCCGGCAATGAGGGCGCGCTGATCGATGCTGCTGAGCATTATCTTGAGCAGGTTGCATACCGCCGGGTCACAAATGGCATTAGCCTGTGCAAATCCTTTGACGCTTACCGCTCCTGGGTGATCGTCGAAGCAGGGCACTTTGATGCCATTCAGCTGCCAGACGGAACACTCAAAAAACATCCTCGAAGCATCTCGTTTGCCAACATGGATGAACTCGAGTTTCAGCAGCTCTATAAAGCTGCGCTCGATGTCCTCTGGCGCTGGGTCCTGTCCCGTTCATTCCGCAGTCGTGATGAGGCCGAAAATGTCGCCGCGCGGCTGCTTGGCTTCGCGGGGGGATGGGGATGA